From the genome of Neodiprion pinetum isolate iyNeoPine1 chromosome 3, iyNeoPine1.2, whole genome shotgun sequence, one region includes:
- the LOC124214148 gene encoding zinc finger protein 880, with protein sequence MNYTDDNNTQGSLPQFSEITSRSNVVSNSTYSNSPTAVAADADPGNLQRTQASVYTNPSAALHSGKQQLLTAQINQPGKYPGTILAWPDHNTLMQLCEKQGMQALNIPNYTQNTATILSVQPNSLPVRIIPNMYFPTTSEAESVSLKHEDGTEVENPSMESQIQLQQQSLAMAEYLQKLQATTLPLTLQQLIKLQSEQTQIKKEQSEVQKSMEQSQNILNIPNVPVLRNGQLQSNGNPYIGSENMTMITINPQDLNVHMEGHDNDNSMQPIKVEQQIQTESPKTEKKMKFRAKTGEIKVTIALDGSTLFCCPECSLAFPDKSDIEQHIQNHIQERKYQCKECGAMLKRKEHLDQHMRGHSDERPFKCPVCMKAFKRNEHRTRHYVIHSGDKNFTCNVCHKAFSRKDHLNKHTQTHLGAKRTKSKKESGFVDSKETLEKIANITPKQEGNFVQKDNSNFIKQDNHFVQHIQNLQKDPNLIQTFSAFKEQALKEGALIQQLAVNMNEILPQNTRYLMPS encoded by the exons ATGAATTATaccgatgataataatacgcAGGGCTCTCTCCCACAATTTTCCGAAATCACGTCCCGGTCGAATGTCGTATCTAATTCAACTTATTCAAATTCTCCTACTGCTGTTGCTGCCGATGCTGATCCTGGAAACTTGCAACGAACCCAGGCTTCCGTTTACACTAATCCTTCTGCGGCACTCCATTCAGGAAAACAGCAGTTACTTACTGCACAG ATTAATCAGCCAGGAAAATATCCTGGAACAATACTCGCATGGCCAGATCATAATACCCTGATGCAACTCTGTGAGAAGCAGGGTATGCAGGCGTTAAACATTCCAAATTATACACAGAATACTGCCACCATTCTCAGCGTTCAGCCCAACAGTCTGCCGGTACGGATAATCCCCAATATGTATTTTCCTACCACGTCGGAAGCCGAGTCAGTCTCTTTAAAGCACGAAGATGGTACGGAGGTGGAGAATCCAAGCATG GAGTCGCAGATACAGCTGCAGCAACAGAGTTTGGCAATGGCTGAGTACCTTCAAAAACTACAAGCGACGACGTTGCCGCTGACCTTGCAGCAGTTAATAAAATTACAGTCGGAACAAACGCAAATCAAGAAAGAACAATCAGAAGTACAAAAGAGTATGGAACAGTCGCAAAATATATTAAACATTCCTAACGTTCCTGTTTTACGCAATGGCCAATTACAAAGCAACGGTAATCCGTATATTGGCTCTGAGAATATGACTATGATAACAATAAATCCTCAGGACTTGAACGTCCACATGGAGGGACATGATAATGATAACAGTATGCAACCAATAAAGGTTGAACAACAGATACAAACCGAATCGCCTAAgactgaaaagaaaatgaaattcaggGCTAAAACTGGTGAGATTAAAGTCACCATTGCCCTCGATGGATCCACGCTATTTTGCTGTCCTGAGTGCAGCTTGGCTTTTCCTGATAAAAGTGATATTGAACAACATATCCAAAATCACATACAG GAACGTAAATACCAGTGCAAAGAATGCGGAGCGATGCTGAAACGGAAGGAACATCTGGATCAGCACATGAGAGGTCACTCGGATGAAAGACCGTTCAAATGTCCGGTCTGTATGAAAGCCTTTAAACGAAACGAACATCGTACTAGGCACTACGTCATTCATTCGGGTGATAAAAACTTCACGTGTAACGTGTGTCACAAAGCATTTTCAAGGAAGGATCACTTGAATAAACATACACAAACTCATTTGGGAGCTAAGCGAACTAAATCGAAGAAGGAATCGGGGTTCGTTGACTCCAAGGAAACGCTTGAAAAAATAGCAAATATTACCCCCAAACAGGAAGGAAACTTTGTGCAAAAAGACAATTctaattttataaaacaagaTAACCATTTTGTTCAACATATACAAAACCTGCAGAAGGATCCAAACTTGATACAAACGTTTTCCGCATTTAAAGAACAGGCGTTAAAAGAGGGAGCTTTGATACAGCAACTGGCTGTGAATATGAACGAAATCTTGCCACAGAATACGAGATATTTAATGCCATCATAG
- the LOC124214149 gene encoding uncharacterized protein, with the protein MASSFGVKIDNLRSRSRVLLTCLEENAKIVRKEVKKLRSQDSYRLHGTSKRRSAYGRQSDIWKLRNDSSGVGALLCPDYFRPSSKYESVSATDMSVNRRLPVVKPERKQPKSSSPRRSVVKECYCQMAMLQTRKANQRSMRTRHAPICLPSFRETDDAVHGDAGSPRDPPELAYSPPLSTTTLRRAQKIDYTPRSEFLRRVQSKINTLRDSQLGTPRAPSPLPRRFNSTSGNVPGNSKSLEERRNGGVELPRKHNCRRGVDIEALPKKTSLPKKTIASRKLMNDQNKPANFRSRERRAAFRSSSPDGRTLRMVSGDGNFSRPSVGDERKSCPCSEYRADKFLGEQGENEAVDSEVNDVRKFRDKNYFDTHASCPSLLGSRSSGSLQQFRLNERLFPEPVGRVHRDDLVVSIPPCATRQRRGVHYFPRSIVRQEKNASNTNYTKKRRCPAGCPLIGHAVDLGALKVSHPSNSLALRFQKGIR; encoded by the exons ATGGCATCTTCCTTCGGTgtgaaaattgacaatttacGCAGCAGAAGTCGCGTCCTGTTGACGTGCCTCGAAGAGAACGCTAAAATCGTCCGCAAAGAGGTTAAGAAGCTCCGCTCCCAAGACTC ATACCGTTTGCACGGTACAAGCAAACGCCGCTCGGCTTATGGGCGACAATCCGACATCTGGAAGTTGCGCAACGACTCGAGTGGTGTCGGCGCTCTTCTCTGCCCCGACTACTTTCGGCCGTCGTCGAAATACGAATCTGTCTCAGCGACGGACATGAGCGTCAACCGGAGGCTGCCGGTGGTTAAACCTGAAAGGAAACAGCCGAAGTCGTCGTCTCCGCGACGCTCGGTCGTCAAGGAATGCTACTGCCAGATGGCGATGCTCCAGACGCGGAAGGCGAATCAAAGGTCGATGAGGACGAGACACGCACCGATTTGCCTGCCGAGTTTCCGCGAAACCGACGATGCGGTTCACGGCGATGCCGGCTCGCCGCGGGATCCTCCGGAACTGGCTTACTCGCCGCCGTTGAGCACGACAACGCTGAGACGAGCCCAGAAGATCGACTACACACCGAGGTCCGAATTTTTGCGGAGAGTTCAGAGCAAAATCAACACCCTGCGCGATAGTCAGCTTGGAACTCCGAGAGCTCCGAGTCCGCTGCCTCGGAGGTTTAATTCGACGAGTGGCAACGTTCCAGGGAACTCAAAATCCTTGGAAGAAAGGAGGAACGGCGGGGTCGAGTTACCGCGAAAACACAACTGCCGTCGCGGTGTGGACATCGAGGCTTTGCCGAAGAAGACTTCGCTGCCCAAGAAAACCATCGCGTCCAGGAAGTTAATGAACGATCAGAACAAACCGGCGAATTTCAGGAGCCGCGAACGCAGAGCGGCCTTCCGGTCGTCGTCGCCGGACGGAAGAACCCTTCGTATGGTTTCTGGGgacggaaatttttctcgcccATCCGTCGGAGACGAAAGGAAATCTTGCCCGTGCTCGGAGTATCGGGCAGATAAATTTTTGGGAGAACAAGGCGAAAACGAGGCGGTCGACTCGGAGGTTAACGATGTTCGGAAATTTCGCGATAAGAATTACTTCGACACGCACGCCTCCTGCCCGTCCTTACTCGGCTCTCGGTCCTCCGGTTCTCTCCAGCAATTTCGCCTCAACGAGAGGCTCTTTCCCGAGCCGGTGGGGAGGGTTCATCGCGATGACCTTGTCGTCAGCATCCCTCCGTGCGCCACCAGGCAAAGGAGGGGAGTCCACTATTTTCCGAGGAGCATAGTCAGGCAGGAGAAGAATGCCTCGAATACAAATTACACTAAAAAACGACGATGTCCC